The Pseudomonadota bacterium genome has a window encoding:
- the ribB gene encoding 3,4-dihydroxy-2-butanone-4-phosphate synthase, with the protein MSAQLIEQITDIVESGELTRAGLARAAGLHANSLRRLGHDDWNPTAETLTKLEHYLAQDGGAVMASAEEIIDEARNGRMYILVDDEDRENEGDLIIPAQMATPDAINFMAKYGRGLICLAMTQNRVKQLGLGMMSQNNRGQYETAFTISIEAREGVTTGISAGDRARTIAVAIDPSKNSTDIVTPGHVFPLQARNGGVLVRAGHTEAAVDVSRLAGLNPSGVICEIMKDDGEMARLDDLIAFAHRHKLKIGTIRDLIAYRLRNDHLAEKRVEARFTSRWGGEWNAITYYNHATETEQLVLQKGHIDPGKPTLVRMHALAVFDDIFGLEGPSSGMLAGSMKIIGEEGAGLIVMIPQPGRSFLSSQVKRLLGEKPAAPAPAPSTGGMPDQLRDYGVGAQILADLGVQDMELLTNSSHDLVGLDAYGLRIVGSRAVPVGNA; encoded by the coding sequence ATGAGCGCGCAACTGATCGAGCAAATTACCGATATTGTCGAAAGCGGTGAACTGACCCGCGCCGGGCTGGCCCGCGCCGCCGGGCTGCATGCCAATTCGCTGCGGCGGCTGGGGCATGATGACTGGAACCCCACCGCCGAGACGTTGACCAAGCTGGAGCATTATCTGGCGCAGGATGGCGGCGCGGTGATGGCCAGCGCCGAAGAGATTATCGACGAGGCGCGCAATGGCCGCATGTATATCCTGGTCGATGATGAGGACCGCGAAAATGAGGGCGATCTTATCATCCCGGCGCAGATGGCCACCCCCGATGCGATCAACTTCATGGCCAAATATGGCCGCGGCCTGATCTGTCTGGCGATGACGCAGAACCGGGTAAAACAGCTCGGCCTTGGCATGATGAGCCAGAATAATCGCGGCCAATATGAGACCGCTTTCACCATCTCGATCGAAGCGCGCGAGGGCGTCACCACCGGCATCAGCGCCGGCGACCGGGCGCGGACCATCGCCGTCGCCATCGACCCGAGCAAGAACAGCACCGATATTGTCACGCCCGGGCATGTCTTCCCTTTGCAAGCGCGCAATGGCGGGGTGCTGGTGCGTGCCGGGCATACCGAGGCCGCAGTCGATGTGTCGCGGCTGGCGGGGCTCAATCCATCGGGCGTGATTTGCGAGATCATGAAGGATGATGGCGAGATGGCGCGGCTCGATGACCTCATCGCCTTTGCCCATCGCCATAAGCTGAAAATCGGCACCATCCGCGACCTGATCGCGTACAGGCTGCGCAATGATCATCTCGCCGAAAAGCGGGTCGAGGCGCGCTTTACCAGTCGCTGGGGCGGCGAGTGGAACGCCATCACCTATTATAACCACGCCACCGAGACCGAGCAGCTGGTGCTACAAAAGGGGCATATCGACCCGGGCAAGCCGACATTGGTGCGGATGCATGCGCTGGCGGTGTTTGACGATATTTTCGGTCTGGAAGGGCCAAGCTCGGGCATGTTGGCCGGGTCGATGAAGATTATCGGCGAGGAAGGCGCGGGCCTGATCGTGATGATCCCGCAACCGGGCCGCAGCTTCCTGTCGTCACAGGTCAAGCGCCTGCTGGGTGAGAAACCCGCCGCCCCGGCGCCCGCACCTTCGACTGGTGGTATGCCCGATCAGCTCCGCGACTATGGCGTCGGCGCGCAGATTCTGGCTGACCTCGGCGTGCAGGATATGGAATTGCTCACCAATAGCAGTCATGATCTGGTCGGACTCGATGCCTATGGCCTGCGCATCGTCGGTTCGCGCGCGGTTCCGGTAGGCAATGCGTAG
- the ribD gene encoding bifunctional diaminohydroxyphosphoribosylaminopyrimidine deaminase/5-amino-6-(5-phosphoribosylamino)uracil reductase RibD, producing the protein MSHDSEDLRWMQATIALAARSPALAAPNPCVGCIVVKDGVVIGRGVTANGGRPHAEAMALEQAGESAKGATVYVTLEPCAHKSNRGPACSDLLSAAQPERVVIALTDPDPRTAGSGTARMRAAGIAVAEGVAEEAAAYQLAGYLSQQRPNDDRGGRPHIMLKLATSLDGQIAMADGSSQWITGEPSRAHAHGERARYEAILVGGETLRQDAPRLDVRLPGLEERSPERIVLSRWTAPEGWAGISAPEAVYDLEAQSLMVEGGAGAAAAFLRADLVDELLLYRAPILIGDGRAALGDIGLASLSDAHGQWRRIESRDLGNDHMERYLRTRH; encoded by the coding sequence GTGAGCCACGATAGCGAAGATCTGCGCTGGATGCAGGCGACGATTGCCCTGGCGGCGCGCAGCCCCGCCCTGGCCGCGCCTAATCCCTGTGTCGGCTGCATTGTCGTCAAAGATGGCGTGGTTATAGGACGCGGTGTTACCGCTAACGGTGGTCGCCCTCATGCCGAGGCCATGGCACTGGAACAGGCGGGGGAATCGGCCAAGGGCGCAACCGTTTATGTCACGCTCGAGCCTTGTGCGCATAAGTCCAATCGTGGTCCGGCCTGTTCCGATCTGCTGAGCGCGGCGCAGCCCGAGCGGGTGGTGATTGCGCTGACCGACCCGGACCCGCGCACCGCAGGCAGTGGGACAGCGCGGATGCGCGCCGCCGGCATCGCGGTTGCAGAGGGTGTGGCGGAAGAGGCGGCAGCCTATCAGCTCGCGGGCTATCTCAGTCAGCAGAGGCCCAATGACGATAGAGGGGGCCGCCCGCATATCATGCTCAAACTGGCGACGTCGCTTGATGGCCAGATCGCCATGGCCGATGGCAGCAGTCAATGGATCACCGGCGAACCATCTCGCGCCCATGCGCATGGCGAGCGGGCGCGCTATGAGGCGATATTGGTGGGCGGTGAGACCCTGCGGCAGGATGCGCCGCGCCTTGATGTGCGTTTGCCCGGACTGGAAGAGCGAAGCCCGGAGCGGATTGTGCTCAGTCGTTGGACTGCGCCTGAGGGATGGGCTGGAATCTCTGCACCTGAAGCGGTGTATGATCTGGAGGCGCAAAGCCTGATGGTCGAGGGCGGAGCTGGAGCCGCGGCAGCGTTTCTGCGCGCCGATCTGGTCGATGAACTTCTGCTCTATCGTGCGCCAATCCTGATCGGTGACGGTCGAGCGGCGCTCGGCGATATCGGCCTTGCCAGCCTGTCCGACGCGCATGGCCAATGGCGGCGTATCGAAAGCCGCGACCTTGGCAATGACCATATGGAACGCTATCTGCGAACCAGACACTGA
- a CDS encoding TIGR03084 family metal-binding protein — MMQQAEDFKTECDAIHALVASLDAAALAQPTAFKSWSVDAILRHLHVWNIAADLSLTDEAAFRAFFAKVGSAVAKGGMSAFEADYLNGLSGPDLVAAWAEFYPQLATHFAAADPKQRVAWAGPSMSARSSITARLMESWAHAQAVYDALGVERQDGDHIRNIVVLGVNTFGWTYRNRGLPVPETMPLLELTAPQSGEVWRYGDTDAGRISGAASEFCQVVTQTRNIADTALQVEGDMAREWMAMAQCFAGPPHDPPAPGVRGIGKA, encoded by the coding sequence ATGATGCAGCAGGCCGAGGATTTCAAAACCGAATGCGACGCGATTCACGCGCTGGTGGCGTCGCTCGATGCTGCGGCGCTGGCACAGCCGACGGCGTTCAAGAGCTGGAGCGTGGATGCGATCCTGCGCCATCTGCATGTGTGGAATATCGCTGCCGATCTGTCGCTCACCGATGAAGCGGCGTTTCGCGCTTTCTTTGCCAAGGTCGGGTCTGCGGTTGCCAAGGGCGGAATGAGCGCCTTTGAGGCGGACTATCTCAACGGCCTTTCCGGTCCCGATCTGGTTGCGGCATGGGCGGAATTCTACCCGCAGCTTGCGACGCATTTTGCTGCTGCCGATCCGAAACAACGCGTTGCCTGGGCCGGGCCGAGTATGAGTGCGCGTTCCTCGATCACGGCGCGGCTGATGGAAAGCTGGGCCCATGCCCAGGCGGTTTATGATGCCTTGGGTGTAGAGCGCCAGGATGGCGACCATATCCGCAACATTGTGGTGCTTGGCGTGAATACCTTTGGCTGGACCTATAGGAATCGTGGACTGCCGGTGCCCGAGACGATGCCGCTACTCGAACTGACAGCGCCGCAATCGGGCGAGGTCTGGCGCTATGGTGACACCGATGCTGGACGGATCAGCGGTGCGGCGAGCGAATTCTGCCAGGTGGTAACCCAGACGCGCAATATTGCCGACACCGCGCTGCAGGTGGAAGGCGATATGGCCCGCGAATGGATGGCCATGGCGCAATGCTTTGCCGGCCCGCCACACGACCCGCCGGCACCGGGAGTACGGGGAATAGGCAAGGCATGA
- a CDS encoding alpha/beta hydrolase: MTLIGPASNSFYSQRHRLHYVDWGNPDTPPLILLHGGRDHCRNWDWTAEAFRDRFHIIAPDLRGHGDSQWASDGNYPMLAYIYDLKQLIDQLDLAPVTIVAHSLGGNIATRYTGLYPDTVKKLVAIEGLGPSPKVQQEMAEKGFNNRLRGWLETKQKYADVAPRRYKDFAAALERMQQENPHLSDEQVRHLTVHAVIRNEDGSYSWKFDPLMRNWWPHDLPNAATEEMWRAITCPTLMLYGADSWASNPEKDGRMAFFGDNVEVREFQKAGHWLHHDQFALFRETLEGFL; the protein is encoded by the coding sequence ATGACCCTGATCGGTCCGGCCTCGAACAGCTTTTATTCGCAACGCCACCGGCTGCATTATGTCGATTGGGGCAACCCGGATACGCCGCCGCTGATCCTGCTCCATGGTGGGCGCGATCATTGCCGTAATTGGGACTGGACGGCCGAGGCGTTTCGCGACCGCTTCCATATCATCGCGCCCGATCTGCGCGGGCATGGGGATAGTCAATGGGCCAGCGACGGCAATTATCCGATGCTCGCCTATATCTATGATCTCAAACAGCTTATCGACCAACTAGACTTGGCACCGGTGACCATCGTCGCCCATTCGCTCGGCGGCAATATCGCCACGCGCTATACCGGGCTGTACCCGGATACGGTCAAAAAGCTGGTGGCGATTGAGGGGCTGGGGCCATCGCCCAAGGTGCAGCAGGAAATGGCCGAGAAAGGCTTTAACAACCGGCTGCGCGGCTGGCTGGAGACCAAGCAGAAATATGCCGATGTCGCGCCGCGCCGCTACAAGGATTTCGCCGCCGCGCTGGAGCGGATGCAGCAGGAGAACCCGCATCTCTCCGACGAACAGGTGCGCCACCTCACCGTCCATGCGGTGATCCGCAATGAGGATGGCAGCTATAGCTGGAAATTCGACCCGCTGATGCGCAACTGGTGGCCGCACGACCTGCCCAATGCGGCGACCGAGGAAATGTGGCGCGCCATCACCTGCCCGACGCTAATGCTCTACGGTGCCGATAGCTGGGCCAGTAATCCGGAAAAGGACGGGCGGATGGCGTTTTTCGGCGACAATGTCGAGGTGCGCGAGTTCCAAAAGGCGGGCCACTGGCTGCACCATGACCAGTTTGCTTTGTTCAGGGAGACGCTGGAGGGGTTTTTGTGA
- the ribH gene encoding 6,7-dimethyl-8-ribityllumazine synthase — protein sequence MAHFGIVEARFYDEFNDMLVAGAKAALEAAGHTHEVTTVPGALEVPGAISILSDSGRFDGFVAIGVVIRGETWHFEIVAGESARGLMALTLDGLPIGNGILTVENADQARVRADPAQKDKGGEAAKAAIRLYDLGQLDET from the coding sequence ATGGCGCATTTTGGAATAGTCGAAGCGCGGTTTTATGATGAGTTTAACGATATGCTGGTCGCCGGGGCCAAGGCGGCGCTGGAGGCGGCGGGGCATACGCATGAGGTGACCACTGTGCCCGGCGCGCTGGAAGTGCCGGGGGCGATCTCGATCCTCTCGGACTCAGGCCGTTTCGATGGCTTTGTCGCCATCGGCGTGGTGATCCGCGGTGAGACCTGGCATTTCGAGATTGTTGCGGGCGAAAGCGCGCGCGGGCTCATGGCACTGACGCTCGATGGCCTGCCCATCGGCAATGGCATCCTCACCGTGGAAAATGCCGATCAGGCCCGCGTTCGCGCTGACCCGGCGCAAAAGGACAAGGGCGGCGAAGCGGCGAAGGCGGCGATCCGGCTTTATGATCTGGGGCAGTTGGACGAGACCTGA
- a CDS encoding DUF262 domain-containing HNH endonuclease family protein, with amino-acid sequence MSNFDSKTVNVGDLFSDDKFYKIPNYQRPFSWDADNFSDLINDTLHAARHNEYFLGTAVFYIDETYRIVVDGQQRLTSLLILISCIRDSIKDENYKKELQGFIIQKEQLLKQIPSRERLEVKDRDIFQNVVLAEGGTQQALNPKDLTEPANRYATAVEIFHEKLDKLPEQEKIEYANYLIQKCVIIYLQADNFEEAFRLFEIVNDRGKQLRRIDVLKSVNLSPENVPSNAVRDQLARKWEENEEVLGEDIFENIFFLMRLALVKEKPQGDLLAEFRDKVFGKDLIKPGEPFIQSVSEYVDLYRKIFLDRSYLQGEEEDFRFQSLMFIMDKEFRASEWRSCILSFCNKFGRESFYEFCLAIEKLFLTHWVDSVRKDERYADYTTVLNLIDASKTPQPVIDNIPSNNDRIIAELTSSDVYGKGYAKYVLLRLELTAAEFDQPRLFEAKSIEHVLPQNPDEGSDWVKLGDEEQRGDVVNKLGNLVLLSKGRNSSAGNREFVEKKATYLKNRVSDYPRSIQVLQQDEWGLELILARTTEAASRVIENP; translated from the coding sequence ATGAGCAATTTTGACTCGAAAACAGTCAACGTCGGAGATTTGTTTTCAGATGATAAGTTTTACAAAATCCCAAATTATCAGCGCCCATTTTCGTGGGATGCAGACAATTTCAGTGATCTCATTAACGACACTTTGCACGCGGCTAGGCACAATGAGTATTTTTTAGGCACGGCAGTATTTTATATTGATGAGACCTATAGAATAGTCGTAGACGGGCAACAAAGATTAACTTCTTTGTTGATACTAATATCGTGTATAAGAGATTCTATAAAAGACGAGAACTACAAAAAAGAGCTCCAAGGATTTATAATACAGAAAGAGCAGCTTTTGAAGCAAATTCCCAGTAGAGAGCGTCTAGAGGTCAAAGATAGAGATATATTCCAGAATGTTGTCTTGGCCGAGGGCGGAACTCAACAAGCTTTAAACCCTAAGGACTTAACTGAGCCAGCAAATAGATATGCTACAGCCGTTGAAATATTTCATGAAAAACTAGATAAACTACCAGAGCAAGAGAAAATTGAATATGCTAATTATTTAATCCAGAAATGTGTAATTATCTATCTTCAAGCAGATAATTTCGAAGAAGCTTTTAGGCTGTTTGAAATTGTCAATGATAGAGGCAAGCAATTACGCAGAATAGACGTACTTAAATCCGTAAACCTTTCACCTGAAAACGTACCCAGCAATGCTGTGAGGGATCAGCTCGCGCGTAAATGGGAAGAAAATGAGGAGGTTTTGGGTGAGGATATTTTCGAAAATATATTCTTCCTCATGAGGCTAGCATTAGTTAAAGAAAAACCGCAGGGAGATCTTTTAGCTGAGTTCCGGGATAAAGTTTTTGGAAAAGATTTAATCAAACCAGGTGAGCCATTCATTCAATCTGTTTCAGAATACGTTGATTTGTATAGGAAAATATTTCTGGATCGTAGCTATCTTCAAGGTGAAGAAGAGGATTTTAGATTTCAGTCACTCATGTTCATAATGGACAAAGAGTTTAGAGCATCTGAATGGCGCTCATGTATACTGAGCTTCTGCAATAAGTTCGGCCGAGAGAGTTTTTATGAATTTTGCTTAGCGATTGAGAAGCTATTCCTGACACATTGGGTTGATAGTGTGAGGAAAGATGAGCGATATGCAGATTATACTACGGTTCTGAATCTGATTGACGCTTCTAAAACACCGCAGCCAGTTATAGACAATATTCCTAGCAACAATGACCGTATTATAGCGGAACTTACATCATCTGATGTATACGGAAAGGGTTATGCTAAATACGTTCTTTTGAGGTTGGAACTCACTGCCGCTGAGTTTGATCAACCACGCTTGTTTGAAGCGAAATCTATAGAGCATGTGTTGCCACAAAACCCTGATGAGGGAAGTGATTGGGTTAAGCTTGGTGATGAGGAGCAGAGAGGGGATGTTGTAAATAAACTGGGTAATCTTGTATTGCTTAGTAAAGGTCGAAACTCATCGGCTGGAAATAGAGAGTTCGTTGAAAAGAAGGCTACATATCTTAAAAATAGGGTAAGTGATTATCCACGTAGTATCCAAGTTTTACAACAAGATGAATGGGGTTTAGAGTTAATTCTTGCCCGTACTACAGAAGCAGCATCGCGCGTCATTGAAAATCCGTAA
- the gpmA gene encoding 2,3-diphosphoglycerate-dependent phosphoglycerate mutase, whose translation MPQLVLIRHGQSQWNLENRFTGWWDVDVTEKGAAEARAAGILMREKGVDFDQCFTSLQTRAIKTLNLALEEMQRLWLPVEKDYRLNERHYGGLTGLDKQETRDRHGDEQVHIWRRSFDTPPPPMETGSAYDLSADRRYAGITVPASESLKDTIERVLPYWQARIAPDLKAGKRVLISAHGNSLRALVKHLSGISDADITGLEIPTGQPIVYDLDDDLNARDRYYLSER comes from the coding sequence GTGCCCCAGCTCGTCCTTATTCGCCATGGCCAGTCGCAATGGAATCTGGAGAATCGCTTCACCGGCTGGTGGGATGTCGATGTCACAGAAAAAGGTGCCGCCGAGGCGCGCGCCGCCGGTATATTGATGCGGGAAAAAGGGGTGGATTTTGACCAGTGCTTCACGTCGCTGCAGACACGGGCGATCAAGACGCTCAATCTGGCGCTCGAGGAAATGCAGCGGCTATGGCTGCCGGTCGAGAAGGATTACCGTCTGAACGAGCGGCATTATGGTGGTCTGACCGGTCTCGACAAGCAGGAGACCCGCGACAGGCATGGCGATGAACAGGTGCATATCTGGCGCCGCAGCTTTGATACGCCGCCGCCGCCGATGGAAACCGGATCGGCCTATGACCTGTCGGCCGACCGGCGCTATGCCGGGATCACGGTGCCGGCATCGGAGAGTCTGAAGGACACGATCGAGCGGGTTTTGCCCTATTGGCAGGCGCGCATCGCGCCCGATCTGAAGGCCGGCAAGCGGGTGCTGATCTCCGCCCATGGCAATTCGCTGCGGGCACTGGTCAAGCATCTTTCGGGCATTTCCGATGCCGATATTACCGGACTGGAAATCCCGACCGGCCAGCCCATCGTCTATGATCTCGACGACGATCTGAATGCCCGCGACCGCTATTATCTTTCCGAACGCTGA
- the purE gene encoding 5-(carboxyamino)imidazole ribonucleotide mutase, with product MSQAKIKDVAVIMGSQSDWGTMLAASKCLEALHVSHDCHIVSAHRTPGRLVDFASGAVDAGYKVIIAGAGGAAHLPGMVASMTRLPVLGVPIQSKALNGMDSLLSIAQMPGGIPVGTLAIGEAGAKNAALLAAAILAVNDPALAERLDAWRAQQSDAVAEHPE from the coding sequence ATGTCCCAGGCTAAAATCAAGGATGTGGCCGTCATCATGGGCAGCCAGAGCGACTGGGGCACCATGCTGGCCGCCTCAAAATGCCTTGAGGCGCTCCATGTTTCGCATGACTGCCATATTGTCTCGGCGCACCGCACCCCGGGGCGGCTGGTTGATTTCGCCAGTGGTGCGGTCGATGCCGGGTATAAGGTGATTATCGCCGGAGCCGGTGGCGCGGCGCATCTGCCCGGCATGGTTGCCAGCATGACCCGGCTGCCGGTGCTGGGGGTGCCGATACAATCGAAAGCGCTGAATGGCATGGACAGCCTGTTGTCGATCGCGCAAATGCCCGGCGGCATTCCGGTGGGCACGCTGGCCATTGGCGAGGCCGGGGCGAAAAACGCCGCGCTGCTCGCTGCGGCGATATTGGCGGTCAACGATCCGGCGCTGGCCGAACGGCTCGATGCCTGGCGCGCGCAGCAGAGCGATGCGGTGGCGGAGCATCCCGAATGA
- a CDS encoding amino acid aminotransferase: MLEKLAPQKPDALLALIKLYAADDRADKIDLGVGVYRDNAGNTPVFRAIKAAEQRLLESQNSKSYLGPEGDMGMVCGLLGHILGEDLAKDLTIDGLQTPGGTGAVRLAADTLYAAGARRIWLGTPSWPNHAPIFTASRFEVLTYSHMDVATQSLDMEALLSSLYKAKDGDVVLLHGCCHNPTGVDYTAEQWAHIVEIMAEKRLFPLVDFAYHGLGQGFEEDSAGLKTVLARLPQAMIAYSCDKNFGMYRDRVGALYAVAQEKQVMATTKSNMAALARANWSMPPDHGGAAVRIILDDADLTQMWRDEVAEMRSRMRWVRDTLAAAGHVGHNSGQGGVDFTPLATQNGMFSMLPLTPEQIQALRDDHAIYMAGSGRINIAGLTEGNIGKFIEAVGVVSG; this comes from the coding sequence ATGCTCGAAAAGCTCGCCCCGCAAAAGCCCGATGCGCTGCTGGCGCTGATCAAGCTTTATGCCGCTGATGATCGCGCCGACAAGATTGATCTTGGCGTCGGTGTCTATCGAGACAATGCCGGCAACACGCCGGTGTTCCGGGCGATCAAAGCAGCGGAGCAGCGACTGCTTGAGAGCCAGAACAGCAAAAGCTATCTCGGTCCCGAGGGCGATATGGGCATGGTCTGCGGTCTGCTCGGCCATATTCTGGGCGAAGACCTCGCCAAAGACCTCACCATTGACGGCCTGCAGACGCCGGGCGGCACCGGCGCGGTGCGGCTGGCGGCGGATACGCTTTATGCCGCGGGGGCGCGCCGCATCTGGCTGGGCACGCCGAGCTGGCCCAACCATGCGCCGATCTTCACCGCCTCGCGCTTCGAGGTGCTGACCTATAGCCATATGGATGTCGCCACCCAGAGCCTCGATATGGAGGCGCTGCTCTCCTCGCTCTATAAGGCCAAGGATGGCGATGTGGTGCTGCTGCATGGCTGTTGCCACAACCCGACCGGCGTTGATTACACCGCCGAGCAATGGGCGCATATTGTCGAGATTATGGCGGAGAAGCGCCTGTTCCCACTGGTCGACTTTGCCTATCATGGGCTGGGTCAGGGCTTTGAGGAAGACAGTGCGGGCCTGAAAACCGTGCTCGCCCGCTTGCCCCAGGCGATGATCGCCTATAGCTGCGACAAGAATTTCGGCATGTACCGCGATCGCGTCGGCGCGCTCTATGCGGTGGCGCAGGAGAAGCAAGTGATGGCGACCACCAAGTCGAATATGGCGGCGCTGGCGCGGGCCAACTGGTCGATGCCGCCCGATCATGGCGGCGCAGCGGTGCGGATTATCCTCGACGATGCCGATCTGACCCAGATGTGGCGCGATGAAGTCGCCGAAATGCGCAGCCGCATGCGCTGGGTCCGCGATACGCTGGCTGCTGCAGGGCATGTCGGCCATAATAGCGGCCAGGGCGGCGTCGATTTCACCCCGCTGGCAACGCAGAACGGCATGTTCTCTATGCTGCCGCTGACACCCGAGCAAATCCAGGCGCTGCGCGATGACCATGCAATCTATATGGCCGGCTCCGGCCGCATCAATATCGCCGGGCTGACCGAGGGGAATATCGGCAAGTTTATCGAGGCGGTTGGGGTGGTGAGCGGGTGA
- a CDS encoding DUF6445 family protein gives MSLPSLVVIDDFLADPHAARRSALGLTYNPANKRGNYPGITSDDALDVAALNDQLSHFVGVPVAGDPNTLHGHCRITQKADKGATGVHIDPADYSGILYLSEAAQDRSGTSFFRHKPTGLERIPTTPIALAKSGFTDINAAVEQVVNRDTNKPARWEKVMTVPMRFNRLILFSPWMFHDAGPGFGKTPEEARLVMLLFLKKQRKQKGQG, from the coding sequence ATGTCTCTGCCTTCGCTTGTCGTCATCGATGATTTTCTCGCCGATCCGCACGCCGCGCGGCGCTCTGCGCTTGGGCTGACCTATAATCCGGCCAATAAGCGTGGCAATTATCCCGGCATCACCTCGGATGACGCGCTCGATGTCGCGGCGCTGAACGACCAATTGTCGCATTTTGTCGGTGTGCCGGTGGCGGGCGATCCAAATACGCTGCATGGCCATTGCCGCATCACGCAAAAGGCCGACAAGGGCGCGACCGGGGTGCATATCGATCCGGCTGACTATTCGGGCATTCTCTATCTTAGCGAGGCGGCGCAGGATCGCAGCGGCACCAGCTTTTTCCGTCACAAGCCGACCGGACTGGAGCGTATCCCGACAACGCCGATAGCGCTCGCCAAATCAGGGTTTACCGATATCAACGCTGCGGTTGAGCAGGTGGTCAATCGTGATACCAACAAGCCGGCACGCTGGGAAAAGGTGATGACCGTGCCGATGCGGTTCAACCGGCTGATCCTGTTCAGCCCGTGGATGTTCCATGATGCAGGCCCCGGCTTTGGCAAGACGCCGGAAGAGGCGCGGCTGGTAATGCTGCTGTTCTTGAAGAAGCAGCGGAAGCAAAAGGGGCAGGGATGA
- a CDS encoding DUF1134 domain-containing protein: protein MPNKRPGPGRNMGLMMAALLAMVAAPAMAQVETIDPNEAIDADLIEPPASTEASIPEEATDALDYEPLPDDAPESLPADPGNPDGPGSATGDDLATDATAGDGTATADADSTYQKDDLIGAAEGVFGKGAKGLAGVIEDILKDQGEPNGYIVGREAGGALVVGLRYGSGTLYHKVEGERKVYWTGPSIGFDAGANAANSFTLVYNLYDTEDLFKRYGTGEGAAYFVGGFNVSYLRRGDVVLIPVHLGAGVRLGANIGYRKFSKKQRWLPF, encoded by the coding sequence ATGCCGAACAAGCGGCCCGGGCCGGGTCGAAATATGGGTCTGATGATGGCCGCTCTGCTGGCAATGGTCGCCGCACCCGCCATGGCGCAGGTGGAGACGATCGATCCGAATGAGGCGATCGATGCCGATCTGATCGAGCCGCCGGCCAGCACCGAGGCTTCGATCCCTGAAGAGGCGACCGATGCGCTCGACTATGAGCCGCTGCCGGATGACGCGCCCGAAAGCCTGCCCGCCGACCCGGGCAATCCCGACGGGCCGGGCAGCGCGACGGGTGACGATCTCGCCACCGACGCCACCGCTGGTGATGGTACCGCAACCGCCGATGCCGACAGCACCTATCAGAAGGATGACCTTATCGGTGCCGCCGAAGGTGTGTTCGGCAAGGGCGCCAAGGGTCTGGCCGGAGTGATCGAGGATATCCTCAAGGACCAGGGCGAGCCCAATGGCTATATTGTCGGACGCGAGGCGGGCGGCGCACTGGTCGTTGGCCTGCGCTATGGCTCGGGCACATTGTATCACAAGGTAGAAGGCGAGCGGAAAGTCTATTGGACCGGGCCATCGATCGGCTTTGACGCCGGGGCCAATGCCGCCAACAGCTTCACTCTGGTCTATAATCTCTATGACACGGAGGACCTGTTCAAGCGCTATGGCACCGGCGAAGGCGCGGCCTATTTTGTCGGCGGCTTCAATGTCAGCTATCTGCGCCGCGGTGACGTGGTGCTGATCCCGGTGCATCTCGGCGCCGGCGTGCGGCTGGGCGCCAATATCGGCTATCGCAAATTCAGCAAGAAACAGCGCTGGCTGCCATTCTGA
- a CDS encoding riboflavin synthase, producing the protein MFTGIVTDIGTIRSSEQRGDLRLEIGCSYEMHDVAIGASIACSGVCLTVVDKGEDWFAVDVSGETISCTADGQFADGAKLNLERSLKLGDEMGGHIVTGHVDGVGSIASVDRVGDSWNIQVAAPATLAPFIAAKGSITVNGVSLTVNAVEDGADGTSFALNIIPHTAEVTTLGDLKTGDSVNLEIDVLARYLRRMKDHMAAT; encoded by the coding sequence ATGTTCACCGGCATAGTCACCGATATCGGTACCATCCGCAGTAGCGAGCAGCGCGGCGATTTGCGGCTGGAAATTGGCTGTTCCTATGAGATGCACGACGTCGCCATTGGTGCATCCATCGCCTGTTCGGGCGTGTGCCTGACCGTAGTGGATAAGGGCGAGGACTGGTTTGCGGTCGATGTTTCGGGCGAAACCATCAGCTGCACCGCCGATGGGCAGTTTGCCGATGGCGCGAAGCTCAACCTCGAACGCTCGCTCAAGCTCGGCGATGAGATGGGCGGGCATATCGTCACCGGCCATGTCGATGGCGTCGGCAGTATCGCTTCGGTCGACAGGGTCGGCGACAGCTGGAATATCCAGGTCGCCGCGCCTGCCACTCTGGCGCCGTTTATCGCCGCCAAAGGATCGATCACCGTTAATGGCGTGTCGCTGACGGTCAATGCGGTCGAGGATGGTGCCGATGGCACCAGCTTCGCACTCAATATCATCCCGCATACTGCCGAAGTGACCACTTTGGGTGACCTCAAGACAGGCGACAGCGTCAATCTCGAAATCGATGTGCTAGCGCGCTATTTGCGGCGGATGAAGGACCATATGGCGGCTACATAA